A region from the Gemmatimonadota bacterium genome encodes:
- a CDS encoding threonine/serine dehydratase, with protein MIDPIAVEAVERAARQIAGQVHRTPIHTCRALDRRAGSPLAFKCETFQKTGSYKVRGALNRALTLPDEALARGLVTVSAGNHAQAVAWAAQRAGTHSVVVMPESAPRAKVEGARGYGARVVLVRDAAAAFEEAERLAAEEGYTLLHPFDDPHVIAGQGTVGLEILSQVPDVERVVVPVGGGGLIAGTCVGLGALRPEVEIWGVEPSGAAAMRASLDQGKPVRLTRVASIADGLAAPMAGALTYPIVRERARDVVTVEDAEIGDAMRWILERAKLVVEPAAAAGLAALLAGRIPPPTGGGVTVLILSGGNVDPDRIPALLRGT; from the coding sequence ATGATCGACCCCATCGCCGTGGAAGCGGTCGAGCGAGCGGCCCGCCAGATCGCGGGCCAGGTGCATCGCACTCCGATCCACACCTGCCGGGCCCTCGATCGACGGGCAGGCTCCCCACTGGCGTTCAAGTGCGAGACGTTCCAGAAAACGGGCTCCTACAAGGTCCGCGGAGCACTGAATCGTGCGCTCACGCTGCCGGACGAGGCACTCGCCCGCGGGCTGGTGACGGTGTCCGCGGGCAACCACGCCCAGGCCGTCGCCTGGGCCGCACAGCGCGCCGGGACGCATTCCGTGGTCGTGATGCCGGAATCGGCACCACGGGCCAAGGTCGAGGGCGCGCGGGGGTACGGTGCCCGCGTCGTGTTGGTCCGGGACGCAGCCGCCGCCTTCGAGGAAGCCGAGCGCTTGGCCGCCGAGGAGGGCTACACCCTGCTCCACCCGTTCGACGACCCGCACGTGATCGCCGGCCAGGGCACGGTTGGACTGGAGATCCTGAGTCAGGTGCCCGACGTCGAACGGGTCGTCGTCCCGGTCGGGGGTGGCGGGCTGATCGCGGGGACGTGCGTCGGGTTGGGCGCGCTGCGTCCCGAGGTCGAGATCTGGGGCGTCGAGCCGTCAGGCGCCGCGGCCATGCGGGCAAGCCTCGATCAAGGGAAGCCGGTGCGCTTGACCCGGGTCGCCTCGATCGCCGACGGGTTGGCCGCGCCCATGGCCGGCGCCCTCACCTACCCCATCGTCAGGGAACGTGCCCGCGACGTGGTCACCGTGGAGGACGCCGAGATCGGTGACGCCATGCGATGGATCCTCGAGCGAGCCAAGCTCGTCGTCGAACCCGCGGCGGCGGCGGGATTGGCTGCACTTCTCGCCGGGAGGATCCCGCCCCCTACGGGCGGAGGGGTCACCGTCCTCATCCTCTCGGGGGGGAACGTCGACCCGGACCGGATCCCAGCACTGCTGCGAGGAACCTGA